The Rhizobium oryzihabitans genome segment ATAGGGATCATCGAACCGGACGATATCGAAAACGCTTTCACGCGGATGGTGACGGGCGATGTCTGCTATCGATTTGTAATGCGTCTGGATGCCGGGCGGTAAGTGTGATCGGCAGGTCAGAACTGAATGCACAGACGGACCGCATCGAGCATCGCCGCGTGAACCGACCGGCTGGTTACGGCATCGCCGATCCGGTGCAGCTCGAACCCGTTGTCGGGTCGCAGGCGAAGCGGGGCTGGGCCGGTTAACGAAGACAACTTGGTCCTGCCATCATTGGCAGAAAGCGGACGAAGCTCATCGAACACATCCGTTATCGGGTAAGTCCCGTTTTCCACCACGACCTGAGAACAGGCCAGAACCAGACCTTGTCCGGTCAACAAATGTCTTAGCGACACGTCATACCGGTCGCCGTTCGGAGACACGTGAACGATCTCGTATTCCAGCAAGGTCTGTACCCCCAGTTCGGCGAATCTCTTGCGATAGATTATCTGGGAGTGGGCCTCCATTTCAGGGGCCACGATGGGATCGAGTGCCGCGAAGGTCACGGATTTCCCGGCCGACGCCAGTTGAACCGCCACGGAAGGCGCCGGGTGTCGACCCGTCCCGTCATAGACAAGGATATCATCAGCCATGGCGGATGGATTGCCCAGCGCATCCCACACACTGAGACAAAGTTCATTGCCGTCAAACGTGGGGCCAGAACAAGAGCAGTCCGAAACCGTACGCTAAGGGCGAACGAAATAAGAACTTATGCGACCCGCCGTAGCCCGGGGGGAAGGCGGAGCGATCGAAATCCGTTGGGCATCTGATGCTCGGCATCCCAGGTGTAGATGCCAGTAAGATTAATGTGCTCCCAACTAAGCGGCGAGATGTGCTTCGACAGAGTATCAGGAATATCTCGACCCTCTCGCTTCAGCTGTGCGATCGCACGGTCGAGATAGACAGTATTCCAATGGACGATCGCACTGACAACGAGGTTGAGGCCAGACGCGCGGAACGCCTGGCTCTCGAACGACCGGTCGCGGATTTCGCCCCGCTCGTGGAAGAACACGGCGCGTTTCAGCTTATGGGCGGCCTCACCCTTATTGAGACCGGCTTGGCATCTCCTCCGGAGTGCCGGACTTGAGTACCATTCGATCATAAACAGCGACCTTTCGATACGGCCGAGTTCGCGGAGCGCCCTTGCGAGATGGCTTTGCTTCGGAGACGCGGACAGTTTCTTGAGGATCGTAGATGGCACCACGGCCCGCGTCGTGACAGACGCCGCGAGATGGAGCAGGTCGTCCCAATGATCGAGGATCAGATTGGCGTTGATCGGGG includes the following:
- a CDS encoding FAD-dependent oxidoreductase; this translates as MADDILVYDGTGRHPAPSVAVQLASAGKSVTFAALDPIVAPEMEAHSQIIYRKRFAELGVQTLLEYEIVHVSPNGDRYDVSLRHLLTGQGLVLACSQVVVENGTYPITDVFDELRPLSANDGRTKLSSLTGPAPLRLRPDNGFELHRIGDAVTSRSVHAAMLDAVRLCIQF